A portion of the Macrobrachium nipponense isolate FS-2020 chromosome 12, ASM1510439v2, whole genome shotgun sequence genome contains these proteins:
- the LOC135224771 gene encoding LOW QUALITY PROTEIN: marginal zone B- and B1-cell-specific protein-like (The sequence of the model RefSeq protein was modified relative to this genomic sequence to represent the inferred CDS: deleted 2 bases in 1 codon) — protein MSTNQRQYLTCRSSLISYGVTEVNGVERLTGPGTDVQPETDVEVNPIWPRRLQDMCDELLGETPDEKTLYNIWLSGNSLVDYLCKGDGLFAACSSDWGPWPGDDYDDYEDGEEFDYIHDEF, from the exons ATGAGCACTAACCAAAGGCAGTATTTAACTTGCAGGAGCTCTCTTATCAG CTATGGTGTGACTGAAGTTAATGGTGTAGAAAGATTAACAGGTCCTGGCACTGATGTTCAGCCAGAAACTGATGTTGAAGTTAACCCTATTTGGCCCCGCAG GCTTCAAGATATGTGTGATGAATTACTAGGCGAAACCCCTGATGAAAAGACCCTGTACAATATATGGTTAAGTGGGAATTCTTTGGTGGATTACTTGTGCAA aggTGATGGGCTTTTTGCAGCATGT TCCTCTGACTGGGGTCCATGGCCtggtgatgattatgatgattatgAAGACGGAGAAGAATTTGACTATATTCATGATGAGTTTTGA